GCGTACAGGTGGCTGCGGGGCATGCCGATGGCCTCGGCCGTGCGCAGGACGTTCCAGCCGTGCCGCGCCAGCTCGCGCTCCAGAAAATAGCGCTCCGCGCGGGCGCGAAACTCCGCCCAGGTGCGCGCCTCCTCCCAAGGCAACGCAGAGCCCGAATCCGCACCCGATACGTGCCGGCGCACGTCGTCGGCCGTGATCTCCGGGCCCGTCGCCAGGATAGCGAGCCGCTCCACCGCGTTGTAGAGCTCGCGCACGTTGCCCGGCCAGGGCAGGGCCTGTAGCGCGCGCAGGGCGGCTTGGCTAAAGCGCTTGGGCGGAAAGCCGTTTTCCGCGCAGACGCGCTCCAGCCTGGCCTGGGCCAGCAGGGGCACGTCCTCGGGCCGCTCCCGCAACGGCGGCAGCCGCAGCGTGATCACGGCCAGCCTGTGGTAGAGGTCCTCCCGAAAGGCGCCCGCGCGCACAAGCGCGGCCAGGTCTTTGTTCGTGGCGGCCAGGATCCGCACGTCCACGGGAATCGGCCTTCGGCCGCCGATGCGCTGCACGTGCCGCTCTTCGAGCGCGCGCAGGACCTTGGCCTGGGCCTGCAGGGGCATGTCGCCGATCTCATCCAGGAAAAGGGTTCCGGAGCTGGCCAGCTCAAACAGCCCGGGCCGGTCCTTGATGGCGCCCGTAAAGGCGCCTTTTTCGTGCCCGAATAGCTCCGCCTCCAATAGCTCAGCCGGTATGGCCGCGCAGTTTAGCGCCACAAAGGGCCCCTCCCCACGCCGGGACCGGGCATGGATCCAGCGGGCCACGAGCTCTTTGCCCGTTCCGGATTCGCCCAGGATGAGCACGCGCGCCTCCGTTGGGGCTACGCGTTCGAGGATCGCGCGCACCTCCTCGATGGCCGGGCTTTGGCCCAAGATGGGATCCAGACGCTCCAGGCGCCGGCGCAGGGCCCGGTTTTCCGCCTCAAGCCGGGCGCTACGCAGCGCGTTGCGCAGCGTAACGAGCAGCCGGTTCAGATCCGGGGGCTTTTCCAGAAAATCAAAGGCCCCGCGCCGGATGGCCTCCACGGCAAGCTCGATCGTGCCGTGCCCCGTAAGCAGGACCACGGGTAGCTCCGGCCGCCCCTGGCGTAGCGCCTCCAGGACCTCCAGACCGTCGCGGCCCGGCATCTTGACGTCCAGGAGCACAAGATCCACCTCCGATCGCAGGGCCTGCTCTAGGGCCTCCTCGGCGCTAGCGGCCTCCTCGACCCGGTAGCCTTCGTGCTCCAGGATCTCCCGCAGGGCGTTGCGGATGGCCCGCTCATCGTCTACGACCAGGATGCGGTGTGGCATCGGGTTAAGGCCGGCTTTGGCGCAAATATAACGGCTCCGCCTCCGGCCCCCCAAACGGATCCGGCCTTGATCGGGGGCCGGAGCGGATGCGACCTTCGGGCCGATGGCGGAGGCGATCCTCTGGGCAAGGGAGCTGCGCAAATCCTACCCCTGGGGCCGGGGCCGGCTTGAGGTCCTGCGCGGGGTGGACTTGGAGCTCAGGCCGGCCGAATTCGTGGCCCTGCTGGGCGCCTCGGGTTCAGGCAAGAGCACGCTGTTGCACCTGCTTGCCGGCCTCGATGCGCCGGATTCGGGGCAGGTGCTCCTGGACGGACAGGACCTGTTCGCGCTCGACGGGCCCGGCCGGGCCCGGGTGCGGGGCGAGCGCATCGGGTTTGTGTTTCAGTTTCCGCACCTGCTGGGTGAGCTTTCGGCCCTAGAGAACGTGGCCCTGCCGCTTTGGATGGCCGGCTGGGGCCGCGCCGAGGCCCTCCGGCAGGCCCGGGCGCTTCTGGGGCGGGTGGGGCTTGCCGATAGGCTCGCGCACCGGCCCTCGGAGCTCTCCGGGGGCGAACAGCAGCGCGTGGCCATAGCGCGCGCGCTCATCCGGCGTCCGGCCCTGCTCCTGGCCGATGAGCCCACCGGCAACCTGGACGTGCAGACGGCGCGTGAGGTCCTGGCGCTGCTGGATGAGCTACGCCGCGAGTTCGGAACGGCCCTGCTTTTGGCCACGCACGATCCGGAGGTGGCCGCGCGGGCCCTTAAGCGGCTGCGCTTGCATGAAGGCCGGCTTGCTCCAGAATAGCCATCAGGGCCGTCTCCGGATCCGGATAGCGCCACCGAAAGCCGAGCTCGGCAAGCCGCTGCGGCAGCACCGGCGCCCCTCCGAGGAGCAGCTCCTGAGCCCGCTCCCGGCCCAGGGCGAGCTCTAAGAGCCACGTGGGCACGCGCCAGAGGTCGGGACGGCCAAGCAAGCGGGCGAGCAGGCGCGAAAGCTCGGCCTGCGTTAGCGTCTGCGGGGCCACGACGTTATACGGCCCCTCTAGATCGGGCCGTTCTAGGGCAAACAACAGGGCCCGTACGGCGTCCTCCCGGTGGATCCACGCTATGGGCTGCCGTCCGCTTCCCAAGCGCCCCCCCAAGCCCAGGCGGTACAGGGGCAACAGCCGGGCCAGCATCCCGCCTCCGGCCCCGAAGACGACGCCGATTCGGGCCAGGACCAGGCGCACGCCCCGGCTCCGGACGGGCTCGGCTGCGGCCTCCCAGGCCTGGGCGAGCTCGGCCAAAAAGCCCTCGCCCGGCCCAGAGGCCTCCGTTACGGGCTCCGGTCGGCTGCCGTAGTAGCCCGTAGCCGAGGCGTTAAGCAGCAGGGCCGGGGGCTCGGGGCTATCGCAGATGGCGCGCACGAGCGCCTCGGTCGATCGAACCCGGCTTTCCCAAAGCTCGGCTTTGCGCGCGCGCGTCCAGCGGCCCGAGGCGATGGAGGCGCCCGAAAGGTTGATGACGGCCCGGCATCCGGATACGGCCTGGACCCACGGACCGAGGCTGCGGCCGTCCCAGCTTACAAGCTCCAGGCCCGCCAGATCGGCCCATTCCGGTGGCGCGGCCTCCGGCCTCCGGGTGAGCA
This portion of the Bacteroidota bacterium genome encodes:
- a CDS encoding TIGR01777 family oxidoreductase, whose amino-acid sequence is MERILLAGVTGFIGRPLVRALAASDRRLLVLTRRPEAAPPEWADLAGLELVSWDGRSLGPWVQAVSGCRAVINLSGASIASGRWTRARKAELWESRVRSTEALVRAICDSPEPPALLLNASATGYYGSRPEPVTEASGPGEGFLAELAQAWEAAAEPVRSRGVRLVLARIGVVFGAGGGMLARLLPLYRLGLGGRLGSGRQPIAWIHREDAVRALLFALERPDLEGPYNVVAPQTLTQAELSRLLARLLGRPDLWRVPTWLLELALGRERAQELLLGGAPVLPQRLAELGFRWRYPDPETALMAILEQAGLHASAAA
- a CDS encoding sigma-54 dependent transcriptional regulator, producing the protein MPHRILVVDDERAIRNALREILEHEGYRVEEAASAEEALEQALRSEVDLVLLDVKMPGRDGLEVLEALRQGRPELPVVLLTGHGTIELAVEAIRRGAFDFLEKPPDLNRLLVTLRNALRSARLEAENRALRRRLERLDPILGQSPAIEEVRAILERVAPTEARVLILGESGTGKELVARWIHARSRRGEGPFVALNCAAIPAELLEAELFGHEKGAFTGAIKDRPGLFELASSGTLFLDEIGDMPLQAQAKVLRALEERHVQRIGGRRPIPVDVRILAATNKDLAALVRAGAFREDLYHRLAVITLRLPPLRERPEDVPLLAQARLERVCAENGFPPKRFSQAALRALQALPWPGNVRELYNAVERLAILATGPEITADDVRRHVSGADSGSALPWEEARTWAEFRARAERYFLERELARHGWNVLRTAEAIGMPRSHLYA
- a CDS encoding ABC transporter ATP-binding protein, whose protein sequence is MAEAILWARELRKSYPWGRGRLEVLRGVDLELRPAEFVALLGASGSGKSTLLHLLAGLDAPDSGQVLLDGQDLFALDGPGRARVRGERIGFVFQFPHLLGELSALENVALPLWMAGWGRAEALRQARALLGRVGLADRLAHRPSELSGGEQQRVAIARALIRRPALLLADEPTGNLDVQTAREVLALLDELRREFGTALLLATHDPEVAARALKRLRLHEGRLAPE